The following proteins are co-located in the Bombus pascuorum chromosome 3, iyBomPasc1.1, whole genome shotgun sequence genome:
- the LOC132905653 gene encoding F-box/LRR-repeat protein 14, with translation MEESQLLMTELPALTPSRGTTLLHRSGHYYQLHQPHLAAIPTSPQSQGILYNSSNAPSHYTSGATTGLPVYAQGLSSRQQPQVTARGTVTVPSTHISCLYPEILALIFSYLEVRDKGRAAQVCTAWRDAAYYRSVWRGVEARLHLRKQAPALFASLVRRGVKRVQVLSLRRGLGDVLKGVPNLEALNLSGCYNITDVGLINAFCQEYATLIELNLSLCKQVSDISLGRIVQYLKNLEHLELGGCCNITNGGLLCIAWNLKKLKRLDLRSCWQVSDLGIAHLAGVNRESAGGNLALEHLSLQDCQRLSDEALRHVSIGLTTLKSINLSFCVCITDSGLKHLAKMSSLRELNLRSCDNISDIGMAYLAEGGSRISSLDVSFCDKIGDQALVHISQGLFNLKLLSLSACQISDEGICKIAKTLHDLETLNIGQCSRLTDKGLYTIAESMKHLKCIDLYGCTRISTNGLERIMKLPQLSTLNLGLWHVR, from the coding sequence ATGGAGGAAAGTCAGCTGTTGATGACGGAACTTCCGGCATTGACGCCAAGTCGCGGCACAACGTTGCTTCATCGTTCAGGACATTATTATCAGTTACACCAGCCGCACCTGGCTGCGATACCGACGTCGCCGCAGAGTCAGGGGATTCTTTACAACTCAAGTAACGCGCCGTCACATTATACCAGCGGTGCGACGACTGGCCTACCGGTGTACGCGCAAGGTCTCTCGTCGAGGCAACAACCGCAAGTAACTGCTCGTGGTACTGTCACAGTACCGAGCACGCATATCTCCTGCTTGTATCCTGAAATATTGGCGCTGATCTTTAGCTACCTGGAGGTCAGGGATAAAGGACGCGCTGCCCAAGTATGTACCGCGTGGAGAGACGCGGCATATTACCGGTCTGTCTGGCGAGGGGTTGAGGCCAGGTTACACCTAAGAAAGCAGGCCCCGGCATTATTTGCTAGCCTGGTGAGAAGAGGGGTAAAAAGGGTCCAGGTATTGTCATTGCGAAGAGGTCTCGGCGATGTTTTGAAAGGCGTGCCGAACTTGGAGGCCTTGAATCTTTCAGGTTGCTATAATATAACCGATGTAGGCTTAATCAACGCTTTCTGTCAAGAATATGCCACGCTTATCGAACTGAATCTTTCACTGTGCAAACAAGTGTCGGATATTTCTCTCGGTAGGATAGTgcagtatttaaaaaatctcgAGCATTTAGAACTCGGTGGTTGCTGTAACATTACAAACGGAGGGCTTCTCTGTATAGCATGGAatttgaaaaagttaaaaagaCTTGATCTACGAAGCTGTTGGCAAGTATCTGATTTGGGTATCGCTCATTTGGCTGGTGTAAATCGAGAATCAGCCGGGGGAAATCTCGCGTTGGAGCATTTGAGTCTTCAAGATTGTCAGCGGTTGAGCGACGAAGCCCTCAGGCACGTGTCGATCGGTTTAACTACCTTGAAATCCATTAACCTTTCGTTTTGTGTGTGCATTACCGATTCGGGGTTGAAACATCTGGCCAAGATGTCTAGCTTGCGTGAACTGAATCTTCGATCTTGCGATAATATCTCCGACATCGGTATGGCTTATCTCGCGGAAGGTGGCAGCAGGATTTCCTCGTTGGATGTATCGTTCTGCGACAAGATTGGAGATCAAGCGCTCGTTCACATTTCCCAaggattatttaatttgaaattactttctctctctgcctGTCAAATCAGCGACGAAGGTATCTGTAAGATCGCAAAGACCTTGCACGATCTCGAAACACTGAACATCGGCCAGTGCAGCAGATTAACGGATAAAGGACTCTACACCATTGCCGAGAGTATGAAACATTTGAAATGTATCGATCTTTATGGATGCACCAGGATAAGTACCAACGGTCTAGAGAGGATTATGAAGTTGCCGCAATTGAGTACGTTAAATCTTGGTCTTTGGCACGTGCGGTGA